One Nesterenkonia populi DNA window includes the following coding sequences:
- the fmdA gene encoding formamidase yields the protein MPEVLFPLDSTKPFTEQEKTGHNRWHPDIPPVAAVKPGDSFRAEVREWFDGAIKNDDSAEDIRDAPLKGVHCLSGPFAVEGAQPGDLLVVDILDIGPIPQEEGPLAGQGWGYTGVFPKNNGGGFLTDQFPDAYKAIWDFSGQTASSRHIPGVSYTGMVHPGLMGTAPSPELLATWNKREGDLIATDPQRIPPLALPPEPDQAILGNVAAEQFDRVAGEAARTAPPRENGGNQDIKNLTKGSRVFYPVFVEGGHLSVGDLHFSQGDGEITFCGAIEMGGYIDLHVDIIKGGMQTYGVSENAIFMPGRTDPQYSEWLAFSGTSVTLEGEQKYLDSQLAYQRAILHAIDYLTTFGYTPEQAYLLLGAAPIEGRFSGVVDIPNSCATVYIPTEIFDFDPRPSAEGPTQISGGVPVPRAANPAL from the coding sequence ATGCCTGAGGTGCTCTTTCCGCTGGACTCGACCAAGCCGTTCACCGAGCAGGAGAAGACCGGCCACAACCGGTGGCACCCGGATATCCCACCGGTCGCCGCAGTGAAGCCCGGGGACAGCTTCCGCGCTGAGGTCCGGGAGTGGTTCGACGGCGCCATCAAGAACGACGACTCCGCCGAAGACATCCGCGACGCGCCCCTGAAAGGAGTGCACTGCCTCTCCGGGCCCTTCGCCGTGGAAGGCGCACAGCCCGGTGACCTGCTGGTGGTCGACATCCTCGACATCGGACCCATCCCGCAGGAAGAAGGACCGCTCGCCGGACAGGGCTGGGGCTACACCGGCGTCTTCCCCAAGAACAACGGCGGCGGCTTCCTCACCGACCAGTTCCCGGATGCCTACAAAGCGATCTGGGACTTCTCCGGGCAGACCGCCTCCTCCCGTCACATCCCCGGTGTCAGCTACACCGGCATGGTCCACCCCGGCCTGATGGGCACCGCACCGTCACCGGAGCTGCTGGCCACGTGGAACAAGCGCGAGGGCGACCTCATCGCCACCGACCCACAGCGGATCCCGCCGCTGGCCCTGCCCCCGGAGCCGGACCAGGCGATCCTCGGCAACGTTGCCGCCGAGCAGTTCGACCGTGTGGCCGGGGAAGCCGCCCGCACCGCGCCCCCGCGGGAGAACGGCGGCAACCAGGACATCAAGAACCTCACCAAAGGATCCCGGGTGTTCTACCCGGTGTTCGTCGAGGGCGGGCACCTCTCCGTAGGCGACCTGCACTTCTCCCAGGGCGACGGAGAGATCACCTTCTGCGGCGCCATCGAGATGGGCGGCTACATCGACCTGCACGTCGACATCATCAAAGGCGGGATGCAGACCTACGGGGTCTCAGAGAACGCGATCTTCATGCCCGGGCGCACCGACCCCCAGTACTCCGAGTGGCTCGCCTTCTCCGGCACCTCCGTCACCCTGGAGGGCGAGCAGAAGTACCTGGACTCCCAGCTGGCCTACCAGCGGGCCATCCTGCACGCCATCGACTACCTGACCACCTTCGGCTACACCCCCGAGCAGGCCTACCTGCTGCTCGGCGCCGCCCCGATCGAAGGCCGGTTCTCCGGAGTGGTGGACATCCCCAACTCCTGCGCCACGGTCTACATCCCCACCGAAATCTTCGACTTCGACCCGCGGCCCTCCGCCGAGGGACCCACCCAGATCTCCGGGGGAGTGCCGGTCCCCAGAGCAGCCAACCCCGCGCTCTAG